The Bacteroidota bacterium genome includes the window CTTACAGACTAATGCTGACGTGTTCTAACATTTTTTCCTCAACCTGCGACAGTTTGGGACGATTTTAGCAGCAGTTACCCATTCCATCTTTATTCGCTCACAACCTACCTGATACAACCGGGATCATGCGCACAAAAACAGCTGCTGGCAGTCCCCTGCTTGTTTTCATTCTACTGATTGTCACGTCACTCGTGGCCTTCTCCCAAATGCCATATGGTATCGATGCTGCAGCCCCCATCGGTGCGTATTTGGATGGCGCATTTCCTGATGCAGCACCCGATGAGAATACGGTGTTACCGCAGTTCCTCTCGGAAACGGGTGCCTTTACAGATCTTGAAACGCTGACACCGCGCGCCGGCTTCATCCCTTATACCCTCCGGCAACCGTTCTGGAGTGATGGTGCGGAGAAAACGCGATGGGTTGCCATCCCAAACGACGGTGCGCATGATTCGGCGGCAGAGCAAGTGGTCTTTAGTGAAGAAGATGCCTGGACCTTCCCGGCCGGCACCGTGGCCATCAAACACTTCGAATTACCCACGGATCACGCGGATCCTGCTAAAACCAAGCGCCTCGAAACGCGATTCAATATCATTGCAGCAGATGGGTTGATGTATGGCCTGACCTACAAATGGAATGATGACGGCACCGATGCCGTATTGCTGGAAGGCGGACTCAAAGAATCGATTGCGGTTCGCACACACAACGGTATTGAAATTCGCTCCTGGGAATACCCGGACCGCATGGCGTGCCTCGCGTGCCACCAACCCGTATCCGGACAAATACTCGGCCCCAACACACGCCAGCTCAACGGCGATATGTACTACGACGCCACAGACCGCACGGCAAACCAGTTGGCGACATGGAATCACCTCGGCATTTTCACGGTACCGCTCGACGAAAATGAACTCCCGGGTTATCTCACATCTGCCTATCGCGATGAGGCTGACACAACACTTGAACACCGCGCGCTTTCTTATCTGGATAGCAACTGTGCGTACTGCCATCGTCCGGGTGGCACCTACACCGCGCAATTTG containing:
- a CDS encoding T9SS type A sorting domain-containing protein — protein: MRTKTAAGSPLLVFILLIVTSLVAFSQMPYGIDAAAPIGAYLDGAFPDAAPDENTVLPQFLSETGAFTDLETLTPRAGFIPYTLRQPFWSDGAEKTRWVAIPNDGAHDSAAEQVVFSEEDAWTFPAGTVAIKHFELPTDHADPAKTKRLETRFNIIAADGLMYGLTYKWNDDGTDAVLLEGGLKESIAVRTHNGIEIRSWEYPDRMACLACHQPVSGQILGPNTRQLNGDMYYDATDRTANQLATWNHLGIFTVPLDENELPGYLTSAYRDEADTTLEHRALSYLDSNCAYCHRPGGTYTAQFDARLAVPLPNSGIINGFALNNLGILGSAIIVPGDTSRSLIYQRMKSLENQVAMPPVAKGRVDSLGLALIGEWIVSLGSQTSTDDEASIPQRAFIESSYPNPFQHQTTVTFAVERTGQVDIQLFDTNGVAVKSLLSRTLEPGRHTVELSSDDLASGTYFVHIQTTASMDTHPVTVVR